The Sphingobacteriales bacterium genomic sequence CGCGGCCTATAGGTTTGCGCGGTATAGGGTTATGCCCCATTTTTTTAAGCTGCTGTAAAGTAGTGTCGGCAAAGTGGTTTACTTCGTAAAACAAGGTGTCGGGCCGCCATTGATGATGGTAGCGGGGCGTATTGACTGCCGTTTGAAGCGTCATATCAAACTCATAAACGTTAAGTATCGTTTGAAGCACGCTTGTAATAATTGTAGAGCCGCCGGGCGAGCCAACTACCATATATAATTGTCCGTTGCGCAATATAATGGTCGGCGTCATGGAGCTTAACATGCGTTTTTGTGGAGCTATGGCGTTGGCCTCGCCACCCACTAAGCCGTACATATTGGGCACACCGGGTTTTAGGCTAAAATCGTCCATTTCGTTATTCAGCAAAAAGCCTGCGCCGCCAACTACTACTCGGCTGCCATAACTGTCGTTTAAGGTTGTGGTAATGGCTATGGCATTGCCAAACTTATCAACGATACTAAAATGCGTGGTTTCTTCTGACTCAGTGGGCGTTTTGGGCAAATTTGTGTTTTGCAATTTTTTAGTTCCTTTTTCCGGATGAAAACGGTTGTCGGTGCTGGTTGTGTCGCCGGGATTTCCGGGCAATATTTGATGGCTTAGCGTAGCTTTATCCGGATGAAATAAAGCCCAGCGTTGCGATAGATAATCAGGATTTAACAAGCCATCTACCGGAACCGGATAAAAATCGGGGTCGCCTAAATATTTGCTGCGGTCGGCATATACAAGTCGCTCGGCTTCGGCAATCAAATGCATAATTTGCGGGTCATGCACTTGATTTTTGGAATGTTTTGCAGGTAAAAAAGGGGGCAGATTTCGTTCAAGCAGCGTTAGCAGTTGTAGCAAAGCTACACCACCGCTCGACGGGGGCGGCATGGTAATTAGTTGTAGGTCTTTATAGTTGCCCACCAAGGGTTTGCGCCATTGTGGCTGGTAATTGCCGAGGTCGCTTAAAGTAATTAAGCCGCCACGCCGTTGCATTTCGTTGGCAATAAGTTGAGCTGTTTTACCTTGGTAAAAACCATTTGCCCCTTGTTGTTGTATGCGCAATAAGGTTTGGGCCAGGTCGGGTTGGCGCAGGGTGTCGGTAGGCAGCCATTTAACGCCGTTGGGTGGCTGTAAAAAAGCGTTGGGCTGTGTGTTATACTTAGTTATTTCGCTGGCTAAATTATTAAGTTCGTTTGGTATGGTAGCCGATAAAAAAGGCACCCCGTTGGCAGCCATATTAATTGCCGGTCGAAGCAGTTCAGACCAAGGCATACTGCCGTATTGTTGGTGCAAAGCCCACATACCTGCCACCGAGCCCGGCACCCCCGATGCCAAATGGCTATACAAGCTCAACTGCGCAACGGGTTGCCCCTGTGCATCTAAAAACATATTGCGCGATGCTGCTGCGGGTGCTTTTTCTCTGAAATCCAAAGTGGCAGGCTGCCCGTTTATTGGTTTGTAAACGGCAAACCCACCACCGCCAATATTTCCGGCAACCGGAAAAGCAACAGCCAATACAAAATGTACGGCTATGGCGGCATCAACAGCGTTTCCGCCGCGTTGTAGTACTTCTAATCCTGCCTTCGATGCTAATGGGTGCGCACTTACTACCATTGCATTTTTAGCCAAACTGCCCGTAGAAGGTGGTGGCACGGGGCTGGCAGAACTCAAACTTATACCCTGTTTATGGCTACGGCAAGACCATAAACTTGAAACGAATATTAGCAATATAAAATAACTCAACAAAACCTTTAGGTGTTGAAAACGCGATTTTTTACCGGAAATATTGTTGTTGTTGTTTGGCATAGTTTAATACATGCTGACAGGTGCTGATAAAAATAGACTTTTCTTAAAATGTTTTACCAATTCCTGCTATTTGTCCGTCTGCTAATGCTAATGCTCTTGCTCTTGCTTTGTTTCATTTAGCCATTTACCTTTAATTAATAAGCAACAACTTGGTCTTCGATATGGTTAGGCAAGGTGCGGAATTGATAGTGCTGGTTGCGCAGTTGTGGTGTAAATCCGGCCTCGCGTATGGCTTGCTGTATGCCCGATGCAGTAAATCTATGGGGTGCGCCGGCTGCCGACACTACGTTTTCTTCTATCATAATGGAACCAAAATCGTTAGCCCCCGCATGAAGGCAAATTTGAGCGATACTACGCCCTACTGTTAGCCAACTTGCCTGAATATTTTCGACATTTGGCAACATAATTCGGCTTAGGGCTACCATGCGCACGTATTCATCGCCGGTAACGTCGTTGTTTACCTGGCGTACCCGTTGTAAAGTAGTGCCTTCGTCTTGGTAAGGCCAAGGAATGAACGCTAAAAATCCTACTGCATCGCTGGGTTTTTCGGCTTGTACTTCGCGCACACGCGCTAAGTGCTCCATTCGTTCTTCAATAGTTTCGACTGTGCCAAACATCATTGTTGCCGAGGTAGTTAAGCCTAATTTATGTGCTTGGCGCATTACATCAAACCATTGGTTGCTGTTGCATTTGCCTTGGGCAATAATACGGCGTACCCTATCTACTAATATTTCGGCGCCGGCACCCGGAAACGAGTCGAGGCCTGCAGCTATTAACTGCTGTAGTACATGTTGGTAAGTATGTCCTCCAAGGGTGGCTATATGGTGTATTTCGGGGGGGCCAAGTGCATGTAATTTGAGGTCGGGGAACTCGGATTTTAAAGTTGCAAATAAATTGGTATAAAACGACAGGCCCAAATCGGGGTGATGCCCACCCTGAAGCAGCAGTTGCTCGCCGCCAAAACGGTATAGCTCGGCAATTTTTTGCCGGTAGGTGTCCATATCGGTTATATAGGCTTTGTGGG encodes the following:
- a CDS encoding CofH family radical SAM protein, which produces MQVNHLLQKALQLEWLTIDEGAYLFNHAPTAALANVGNLLRKHHKRQTPNIVTWIIDRNVNTTNVCVANCKFCNFFVPPTEKHAHKAYITDMDTYRQKIAELYRFGGEQLLLQGGHHPDLGLSFYTNLFATLKSEFPDLKLHALGPPEIHHIATLGGHTYQHVLQQLIAAGLDSFPGAGAEILVDRVRRIIAQGKCNSNQWFDVMRQAHKLGLTTSATMMFGTVETIEERMEHLARVREVQAEKPSDAVGFLAFIPWPYQDEGTTLQRVRQVNNDVTGDEYVRMVALSRIMLPNVENIQASWLTVGRSIAQICLHAGANDFGSIMIEENVVSAAGAPHRFTASGIQQAIREAGFTPQLRNQHYQFRTLPNHIEDQVVAY
- the ggt gene encoding gamma-glutamyltransferase, which encodes MPNNNNNISGKKSRFQHLKVLLSYFILLIFVSSLWSCRSHKQGISLSSASPVPPPSTGSLAKNAMVVSAHPLASKAGLEVLQRGGNAVDAAIAVHFVLAVAFPVAGNIGGGGFAVYKPINGQPATLDFREKAPAAASRNMFLDAQGQPVAQLSLYSHLASGVPGSVAGMWALHQQYGSMPWSELLRPAINMAANGVPFLSATIPNELNNLASEITKYNTQPNAFLQPPNGVKWLPTDTLRQPDLAQTLLRIQQQGANGFYQGKTAQLIANEMQRRGGLITLSDLGNYQPQWRKPLVGNYKDLQLITMPPPSSGGVALLQLLTLLERNLPPFLPAKHSKNQVHDPQIMHLIAEAERLVYADRSKYLGDPDFYPVPVDGLLNPDYLSQRWALFHPDKATLSHQILPGNPGDTTSTDNRFHPEKGTKKLQNTNLPKTPTESEETTHFSIVDKFGNAIAITTTLNDSYGSRVVVGGAGFLLNNEMDDFSLKPGVPNMYGLVGGEANAIAPQKRMLSSMTPTIILRNGQLYMVVGSPGGSTIITSVLQTILNVYEFDMTLQTAVNTPRYHHQWRPDTLFYEVNHFADTTLQQLKKMGHNPIPRKPIGRVDAILKRPADGLLEGATDPRGEGAALGF